Proteins encoded together in one Aminipila butyrica window:
- a CDS encoding DUF4397 domain-containing protein: MKHTTVLEMPSVGYVRLLHAVPDAPKVDVYANQQLLASGLAYGQHTDYIPLTRGLYTFTLYAADDTEQPLLVNQLSVGIGDLYTVCICGMAATINFLAVSDFAQPPGIINALFRFVHLSPDTPAVDVTLPNGTLLFSQVSFQQITRYLPIAPRPFNFQLRLDSNPAVVIITLPSFSLHQGKIYTLYALGLSMGTPPLDGLFLEDNNLT; this comes from the coding sequence ATGAAACATACGACAGTTTTAGAAATGCCGTCCGTCGGCTATGTCCGCCTTCTCCATGCAGTCCCCGATGCCCCCAAAGTAGATGTATATGCAAATCAGCAGCTACTAGCCTCGGGACTTGCTTATGGACAGCATACGGACTACATACCTCTTACTAGAGGCCTCTATACCTTTACCCTCTATGCAGCAGATGACACAGAACAGCCCCTGCTGGTCAATCAGTTGTCCGTCGGCATCGGAGACCTGTATACCGTCTGCATCTGTGGCATGGCAGCAACGATAAATTTTCTGGCAGTTTCCGATTTTGCTCAGCCCCCCGGTATCATCAATGCCTTGTTTCGCTTTGTTCACCTATCACCAGACACTCCAGCTGTGGATGTAACACTGCCTAACGGGACTTTATTATTCTCTCAAGTTTCCTTCCAGCAGATAACTCGATACCTGCCGATCGCTCCCAGACCTTTCAACTTTCAGCTCCGACTAGATTCAAATCCTGCTGTGGTGATTATTACGCTGCCTTCTTTTTCTCTCCACCAAGGTAAGATTTATACGCTCTATGCCCTAGGCTTGTCCATGGGAACTCCACCTCTTGACGGCCTTTTCTTGGAAGACAACAACTTAACCTGA